The genomic stretch CCCACAGAGTTTACACAATCGATAGCTACTTCAAAATCTGCTGCTTTAATGGCATCTACGTCTACAAGCTCTAAATCTAAAACCGCCTGTATATGTTTATCTGTATAGTCTCTTTCTGTAAGCGTACCAACATGATCTATATGTGCATAATCAAAATCTTCGGCCTCAGCTATACGAAGAACCTCTTCTCCTTCTTTTGCATTTAAGAATTCTCCTTTTTCATTCAGAAGCTTCAATGCATTCCATTGTTTTGGATTATGGCTGGCTGTGAGTATAATTCCACCACATGCTTTTTCCATTGTTACGGCAAGCTCAGTAGTAGGTGTTGTAGCCAAACCAATATTAACGACATCAAAACCCATCCCCATAAGAGTTCCGGTAACAATCTGTTCCATCATCTTACCAGAGATACGGGCATCGCGTCCAACAACTATTTTGTTCGAATCATTATTCTTACTTTCTCTAATGAAAGTTGCATAGGCTGATACAAATTTCACAGTATCTAAAGGGTTTAGTCCATCACCGACTCTACCGCCAATGGTTCCTCTAATTCCTGAAATAGATTTAATTAAGGTCATTTTTATTATATTAATGTAGTAACTGTCTAAAACTTATTTTGCATCAGGTACAATTGTATATTTCAGACGTCCAAAATATATCGGCTCGTACGATCCTGATTGCTGATAATAAGATCCATTTGAAAAAGGAACAATTAAACTTACCTGTGCCTGATTTCCCAAATTATAATCTAAAGGCAAAGCACATCCCGGTGAAAGGAAATAATACATATAATACTCGCTAGACAAACTATAGATATAGTTGCTATTACTGAAGAGATACGAACTGGTATTTCCATAATCCATGTACATATATGCAAATTCAGTAACCCCTTGAATGTCATTCGTAATTAAAGTATCCGGATTTGTTTGCAGCATTTTTGTATCATAAAAACGCATTGTTACGTAATCTCCTGATTTAATCTTGTCTTTTGTGCCCGAATCAATTACATGAATATAAATACCTGTATTAGGTTCTTTAAAATATTCTTTATCTTTAAAAACTCTGGTTTCGGGATATTTATTAATCACCTTTATACCTGATGTATCGATAAAGCGATTGATTGTTTTCTCTTCTTTCTTTAACTTATCGGCATAAGTCTCGCTTCCACATGCAACAAATATGATCGCAAATCCGATAAAAGCAAATATAGCACCAATGATTTTTTTCATCTATATTTATGTTATTTAGTAAGTATATTATTCTTTTTCAATAAGTCACCAAATTCGGGTAAGGCCTTTTCAAATATTGCAATAGCCTCATCCATTGTTCCGTAAAACTCTCCTCCCGCTGCATTCAGGTGACCACCACCGTTAAAACATTTAGAAGCAAATTGATTGCTAGGAAAGTCTCCTTGTGAACGAAACGAAATTTTTATAAAATCATTGTCTTCACGAATAAAAACTGAAAAAATAATTCCTTTTATATTCAACGGCAAATTTGCAAAACCTTCAGTATCACCTTTTTTTACATTATATCGACTTTGTTCCTCATTCGTCAGCCAAATGAGAGCTGAGTTATATTCCGGATAAACCTTCATTTTCTCACTTAATGTATATCCTAACATGCGATAACGATCTTCTGTATAGTTATGATATACATTCGAATATATCTGATCTTTATTTATTCCTTTTTTCAGTAATTCTCCTATGATATAATATATTTCAATATTATTGGAGTTGTAAGTAAATGCTCCTGTATCGGTCATCATACCGGTATAAATAGCAGTAGCAGTATTATAACTCATCACTTCAAAATCGCCCATACGGCAGATCAAACGAAACACGAGCTCGCTAGTAGATGATATTTCAGGGTATGAAATCATCACATCGCAGAACTCTGTTGGATCAGGGTGATGATCTATCAAGACTTTCTTTCCCTTAGCAGCCTCAATAAATGGAGCCAAATGGTGTGACCGCTTTGGCACATTAAAGTCGAGACAAAAGATAAGCTCAGCCTCTGCTATAAGCTTTTGAGCATATTCGGGATATTTTTCATAATCAAAAATATCCTTCGCTCCGGGTATCCATTTCAAAAAATCAGGAAATGAATTAGGAACTATAATATTTACATCATTACCCAAGTCATTCAAATAATGGTACAAACCAAGAGAAGATCCAATAGCATCTCCATCAGGAGAAACATGGGTAACTATTACAATTTTGTCATGTTGATCGAGTAGCTCTTCTACCGCTGTTATCTTCTGACTAGCTATTATTTTCGATATCATTTACAAGAACTCCTTATTCTAATTAAAATACAAACAACAAAAGTACTAAAAAATCAAACTAAATGCACCACTTTGAGTTACATCATGATAAGTAATATTTAGTTTTTGACATTCTTTAGCTAGTCGACGCCTAGTATATCTTGATAATGAAGCATCTAAAACTACATTTTCTATCCAAAAGAGCTGAGTTAAAGAATATAAAGAGAAACTGTTACTGTGAGTAAGCACCAAATTGTTAACCTTAAATCTTTCTTCTGTAGCCTGCTCTTTCCAGTTATCAGAAGACAAAATCAGCATATTGTTTGTTTGATAACCAATGTATATATAGCCACTCGTGGTATCACCCGGTAGGATATCTGTTTGAACCCCAGACTTACTCCATTTTATCTCTGAAGCCTGACTTCTATTATAAACAGTTATCACTTCTGTATTATCAACGACCTTGCTGTGAATATGACTCGTAAGCAATACCAATATGGCGGTTAAGCCTACAATTAAAGCCTTCGATTTCTTATATATAAGGAAAACAATATCCCGATTATCATCGCAAAGATCAACCACAAGTCGATAAAAGAAACTTTTACATTTTGCAAAAAAGCAAAGGGTAATTGTTCAAACAAATGAATTACGTAGGTCATAAAACTAATTAATACCTGTAAAAGTTTCACCGGAAGATAGTATAAGTAATAACTAAAATCAGAGAATACAAAACTCAGCATTTTTGCAAAGACAATTCCTCCAGCAGCATACATAATCAAAGAAACGACAGGGACTATAATCAAATTGGCAATAAAGAAATATGTAGGGAACGTTCCGAAATAGTAAAGGCAAATAGGAAACGTAGCCAACTGTGCAACAACTGAAAGAGCAAACATCTGCCAGATATACCTTATGTATTTATTCTCTATCTTAATCAGACCCGACATCTTTGGGTGAAGATATAAGATGGAGAGTACGGACATGAAACTTAATTGCAGCCCAATATCAAACAAAGAGAAAGGATTGACTAAAAGCATAAAGAATGCGGCGATGAACAAGGCGTGAATAGAAAAGCTTTTTCGCCCAACGATCTCCGATACACAAAACACACTTAACATTGCGCTTGCCCTAACTACCGAAGGAGGCAAACCCGTAATAAAAGCATACCCCCATAATAAAAGAATTATAAGGACTGGCTTTATCCAATAGTACTTTGAATTTCGATGAACAAAGCCCAGCAGGAAAGTCATCATTACATAAATAATACCAACATGTAATCCGCTCACGGATAAAACATGTACGGTTCCTGTCGTCCTGAATCCTTGTTTCAGATCATCACTCAATTCGTTCTGATAGCCAAGAGTCAACGCCGACAGAACAGCATACTCTGTCTCTTTCAGATTCAAAGCCTTATAGAAATCGAGAATAGCTTGCCTGCAACGTAAAGCTTGATACTTAAAGTTAGATGAGACTTCACCTGTCCTTTTATAAGCATCTGATGAGACATAAACAGAACCTACAAAGTTTTGATTATACATATACCTGACATAATCAAAATCATCAGGATTACCCATATTTCGGAAGGGCTGAACCTCGCCATAAAAAAGGAACTCATCCCCCGGATTCAATCGATCGGAGATCAACGAATCTCTTTGAAAATAACAGACTACCTGCTTATCTTCATCGGGCAAAAATACCCTATATGCGACAGTCTTAGCTTTTTCTTGAGGAGAGTCTGTTACAATACCTCTATAAAGGTTTCTTGTCCCCGAAAAAGTATATTCAGATAAGTGCTGACGATGCGCTGTCGAGAAAGCTCCTATTCCGACAGTTGCTAAAACTACGCCCAAACCAAAGAGCCAGCGTAAAGAAAATCGCCGATCTTTTGGCACAAGATATGACAAAAGCATAGCCATAGTTCCTGACAGGAAAAAGACTATGCTTATATATTCGTTCTTAAAATAGTACTGAAACAGAATACCTACAATCAGCGAGAGCAAGAGGAAAAGGAATGGTATTTTCGACAATGGATTTCTCATTCCACAGCACCTGTTAAAATACTACATCAAGTCTATTACAGACTTTTCAGTTTATGAATCATTTCTGTCGGGTTGGCATCTGCAAATACAGCATTCCCGGCAACCAGAACATCTGCTCCGGCATCGACCAAGCGTTTTCCCGTTTCCAAATTTACACCTCCATCTACTTCGATAAGTGTATGTAACCCTCGTCTTACAATCATATCTTTAAGACAAGACACTTTATCGAGTGTGCGCTCTATAAACTTCTGACCACCAAAGCCCGGATTAACAGACATAAGCAATACCATATCCAAATCCTGAAGTATATCTTCGAGTAAACTAACAGGAGTATGAGGATTTAAAGTAACGGCAGCTTTCATCCCCGCATCGTGTATTGCTGCAATAGTTCGATGCAAGTGTACACAAGCCTCGTAATGCACATTCATCAGATATGCACCTGCATCCTTTACAACAGGAATATACTGATCGGGGTTTACAATCATCAGATGTACATCCAATGGTTTCTTTGCCATTTTACTGATCTGCTTAATTATCGGAAAACCGAACGAGATATTGGGAACAAATGTTCCGTCCATTACATCACAATGAAACCAATCGGCTTCACTATTGTTTACCATTTCTATATCGGCTTGCAAATTAAGAAAATCAGCTGACAATAATGACGGAGCTATTTTATGGTGCATACTATTGAATTATAAGTTATAAATTTGATGTTATCATCCTTCAAAGCAAAAATACGAAAAAGAGCACAAGTGACAAAAAGAAAAAAGGTACAAACATCAAATGTCTATACCCTTTATTCTTTTCTGAGAGATTTATCAATTCACACAAAACTCATTTAGTGATCTTGGCAAAGATTTCTCAGCATAATATGTTCGTGCAAACTGTTTCAGAAAGTCCAGCGTACTTTTGGCAGGTGCGACAACCTCCCCTTCATTATCAACACTTTTGCACAGCTTATGAGTATAGTTTTTTTTCATAGGCAATTTCCTTAAATAAGTTAGTTCTATCTATGAAACGCCATCCTTAAACCTATATTGTTTATGATCTAATATTTAACATTCTAGCTCATACGAGTTTTATAATCCTCGTAACTAAATTCCCTGTAAATCTCCAACTGGTCAGACTTATTCCAAAGAGCAATAGCCGGATGAGATATACCATTAAACATAGTAGTCTTCACGATTGTATAATGAATCATATCTTCGAATATAATCTTATCACCTATAAGAAGAGGTTCATCAAAAGACCATTCTCCAACAAAATCACCACTCAGGCAACTACTTCCTCCCATACGATAAGTTGGCAGTCCTTCTACCGGTTCGTGATATGCGCCTCTGATATGCGGTTTATAAGGCATTTCCAAACAATCGGGCATATGGCATGCAAAAGACACATCAAGTATTGCTGTCTTAATACCCCTATTCTCTACAATATCTACCACTGTAGAAACCAGAACTCCTGTTTGCCAAGCAAAAGCACTTCCCGGCTCCATGATAATCTCAAGATTGGGATACTTCGATTTAAAAGATTTGAGTAAGCCGATGAGATGTTCCACGTCATAATCTTTTCGAGTCATAAGGTGTCCGCCTCCCATATTAAACCACTTCACCTGCGACAATAAATGCCCAAACTTCTGCTCAATCACTTCCAGGGTTTTCTCTAAGTCGTATGACGATGATTCGCACAATGTATGAAAATGCAGTCCTTCTACACCTTCGGGTAACTTGTCACCCAACTGATCCAAAGAGATACCGAGACGTGAACCCGGAGTAGCCGGATTATATAAATCAGTCTCTACTGTAGAATATTCGGGATTGATACGTAAACCGCAAGATATTTTATGAGAATGCTTCAACGTTTCAGGATAAAACCGATCGAACTGCGATAAAGAGTTGAACGTAATATGACTGCTATAACGCATGAAAAGAGGAAAATTTTCGGGTGTATATGCAGGAGAAAAAGTATGCGCCAAGCTTCCCATTTCTTCATACGCCAATTGCGCTTCATACACAGAACTTGCTGTAGAACATGGAATGTATTCTCTTATAATAGGGAACGATTTCCACATTGCAAACGCCTTGAAAGCTAATATAATATTCACTCCTGCCCTATCTTTTACCGATTTGATAAGACTGAGATTGTTTCTAAGCAATTCTTCTTCCATCACAAAGCAAGGTGACGGTACTTTATTTATTTCTATCATTTTTATTGATTTTTTCGTCAAAAAAATTACAAGTTGCAAAGGTCGTGATTTTATTCTCGATGTTTAAATAATTTAGTATAAAAAATTAACCTCTTTCTTTACTATGATTAATCTTCCCTATAAAACAGATCAGCTTTTATTTTACTTTCTTCACATCAATAAAACTTAATACTAAACTATTTACTAATTTTACCCCCTCTTATTATATGATAATTTCAGAATGAAAAAATACAACCTCCCCGATATAAACCGCCGGACAGATACTGTCATATTGGCAAATGGCAATTTCCCTTCCAATCCTTTAGCTTTATCGATACTCAACAACTGCAAGTACCTTGTATGTTGCGACGGGGCAACGAATAATCTGACAAACACAAGCAGATTACCCGATGCAATAGTTGGAGATTGCGATTCACTCTCGGAAGAGAACCAAATACGGTTTGCAGATATTATACATAGAATACCCGAACAGGAGACCAACGACCTTACAAAAGCCGTACGATTCTGCTTGAAACAAGGAAGAAAAGAGTTGACGATACTCGGCGCAACAGGCAAACGGGAAGATCATACCATTGCCAATATAAGCCTGCTATGCGAGTATATGAATGATGCCGACGTGGAAATGATTACCAACTACGGTGTATTTAACGGAATAGGCTCCACCTCTATTTTCGAAAGCTATAAAGGGCAGCAAGTCTCTTTGTTCTGCATAGATCAGAGCATTGTAACATCACACAATCTTTTGTATGCTATCGAAAAACGGATATTTACCAACTGGTGGCAAGCTACCCTGAACGAGTCTACAAGCGATGAGTTTACGATAGAAATAAACGGACGTATGATCGTTTACAGGGCTTTTTGACATCCCCAAGCGTTAAGCTCCTACCTCACCGATTTCCTTCGCCTTATATGCCATCGCATAAAAACGGATTTGCTTTATCATAGACACAAGCCCGTTGGAGCGTGTAGGCGAAAGGTTTTCTTTCAGCCCAATCTTCTCTATAAAGTAAAGATCGGTATTTATAATTTCATCCGGCGTACGGTTCGACAACACCTTTATCAGTAGAGCAATAATGCCTTTTACGATTACGGCATCGCTCTCCGCTTTAAGCACTATTTTACCGTCGATGTAATCTGCCTGTAGCCATACACGGCTTTGGCAACCAACAATAAGATTGTCTTCTGTCTTATTCTTATCGTCTAATTTATCCAGTGAATTTCCCAATTCTATCAATAATGCGTAACGATCCATCCAATCGTCAAACATCGAAAATTCTTCTATAATCTCGTCTTGAACTTCGTTTATTGTAGCCATTTATTCCCTCTGTTTATTTTTCCTTATATACAACCTCCAGCACTGTTTGTCCTACGGCCTTCAATGTTTCTTTACTGATATTACGCATATCATCTTTTTGTGTATGCCATGAGTGGAAGAACCCATGATCCATATCCTGACGGTAATCGATAATATCGATACTCGGTATCTTGCGAATCTGATTTACAGGAACATGATCGTCTGTTACTCCACCCACATCTTTACCAATAAAGAACTTGCCATAACTAAGCAGTCCGGCTGTTCTCCATACTTTTTCAAGTATATCTTCTGCATATTCTTTGGATATTGCTTCTCTATAAAAGGTTGCACCTTCTGCTCCAACCATATCCAATAATATCCCGAATTTAGCTTTATAGTTTGGCACATGCGGATTATTTGCCCAGTACTGAGAGCCTAAACACCATGTTTCTCCTTTAATCAAAGATTTCTCCGCAAAAGCAGGAATACCATAATCTTCTGCATCAAAAAAGATGATATCTACTCCTACCTCAGGAGCTTTCGACTGAAGTACTCTTGCTACCTCCATCAATACTCCTACTCCACTGGCGCCGTCATTAGCACCCAGCAACGGTTTCTTTAGATTAGCCGGATCAGGATCCTGATCTGAGTAGGGACGTGTGTCCCAATGAGCAAAAAGTAGCACCCTGTTTTTCTTATCTAAGCCATAAGAGGCTATTATATTGCGGGCATTAAGCTTTGTGCCATCGTATGCCGTTACAACCATCTTCTGTTCCTGAACTTGTGCTCCGAAACGTTTCATTTCGGCTACCAGATAATCGCCGCAAGCAACGTGTTCTTTAGTGTTCGGCACACGGTATCCGAATGCAACTTGTCTGTCTAAATAAGCGTATGCACTATCGGCGTTGAAGTCCGGCGATACTTTCTGATACGAGTCAGCCATCGTATTCGCATTTTGAGTTGTTTTACCACAAGAGCATGCTATAAAAATCAAAGACATGCATGTAATGTATATGTTCTTAATTGCCATCTTATACTAGTTTATTTTACAGAATACAATCTACAAATATAGAGATTTGTTGTGAGGTAGAGGTTTCATTTAAGAGTTTTTTCGATTAGTACCTTCACTACACTAAAACAAGCAAGGCGTCTAACTCCGAAAAGTGACAAAAGTAACACATATCATACTGTTTATATATTGTCACCCTCTGTAAAGATATCCGGGAGGTAAGACTTCGCCACTCCTCTCAACCTTAACGAATTTCGGTTTGAGCTCAACTTCCGAGTTTTCATTACTTGCTTCATCACTCTCTACTGTAGAACAATCTGCTATATCTTGTGGCTTGGAAGATATACCGTCTTTTTGCGGATGTAAATCTTTGCCTTTTTTTGGGGTGCTTCCTTTCCTTAAATTCTCACGCAACAGATTTAGATTCTCCGCTGTTTTCGGATCACGAACAATAATGGTTAAAGCAGACTGGGAGTTCTCCTCTTCTTTATTGGCTTTACTATCTTGACGAGAAAGTGTAAGTTTTATCGCATGGGTATCAGGGGCATATTCTTTTTGTTTTACGATCTGCGATTTTAAGACCAGCTCATCAGGATTATTTTTATCGGGAACGTATATCGTCTTTGTCTCTGTAAGGGTATAACCTTCCAGCTTCCTTTTTAGAGACTTACGAGCCAGTATCAGTAGTTATCATCACGACGGTCTATCGCTTTTTCTATTGCTTCTCTGAATTCGGGCTTTGTATCTTTCCATTCATAAAAAGACTTTCTGCTGATTTTTAATATGCTGCATATCTCCGAGATAGAATAAGTATCTGCTTCTATCAGTCTAACAATCTTCTCTACTAGTTTTTCTGTGTACTTTGCCATATCTATTATAATAAGTTGTTTATAATAGATAATTATTTAGGAAAGTGATAAATATGTTTTAGATGGATATCTTTTCAATTTTTCTTTTGCTTCCATATAGCATCAGCAATAGATCTGTATCTTCCCCAGAATTTATAATGAGTAAGAGAGAAAAATGAAATTAGCCGTCCGGTGTATTTATTCAAAAGAAAAAGATGTTGAATCCGATAGAAAAAAATAAGAAGAATAAAAAAGACGATAAAAGAAAAGACTTTTTCGACAAAAGGATAATGCAAAAAATCGGAAGATAATTTGTTTAACAGATAAGTTGCAAGTGTAGAATAGAATATACTTATAATAACAAAGAGTCCGTGAGCACTTTCTATTGCTCTTTTAGGACAAAGAGACATACATCGCATACAACTTTCACACTTCAAGAGCCAAAAAGGACGCTTGTTTAATATTTTGATTGCTTTTACAGGACATTGTTTCACACAGAGCTGGCATCCATCACAAGCTGTTGAAGCATAGAATGATTTTGCAAAGGCAAAACGCCCTGCAATATAATATCCTAAAGATATAGGGGATATCAGTATATCTTGAACAATATCCCTGTATGATACAAAAACAGAATTTCCTTCAAATATCCTGTCACAATATTTCTTTACTTTATAAAAATTAGCTTCATGCAAAAATGCCACAGCATTCTTATTTAATGCCGGATGAATCGACATCCAATTAGACGGCATATCGAAAGGTATTTGTCCTTTAATCTTATACCCTTTCATTTTTAGCATTATTGTTGATACAAAAAATGCGATTCCAGTCAAACCCGGTGTTACCGTTTTTCCAATCTTTAGTCCGGCTCTTGTATTCATTAGTATAATATCGTTAGAGCCTTTTGGAAATCGGCGAATAAAGTCGAGAGTTATTGGGGGATAGTTGAATCCATGTATTGGTGAAATAATAATTACCAAAGTGCCAGGATCTATGTCAATACTGTTGTGTTTTGCTGTATCGATATTCTCTAAATTGCATATTATATTCTTTTCGGCAGCAAATTCTCGAATCCAATAGGAAATCCTTTTCGCATTCCCTGTTCCCGAAAAATAATAAATCCTTATTTTTTTATATACAAGCATTCAGCATATCAGATAAGATTATAATTCAAAGATAGTTACAAAAATAATTTTCGCTTCATTTTTCGATATAAATCAATAAAAAAAATAAGGTGACTACTTATGACAATACCCTAAATGAGATTGTCTTATTTACTAATAACAGAGCTCTTAAACTCTGCAAGGGAAACGATATTTAGTCCCATGGTCTTTTCGGATTTGCAATCCGAAAGCTTTTGTATCAAAGGATTTTAAATCCTACAATAAATATTTTCGGATTGCAAATCCGAAAGAACGAAGATCCGAAAGAACGAAGCAATTATACACAAAAAAGCCGCAATTTGAATCAATTGCGGCTTTTTCTATTTTGTAATATCCTACTTATGCATCAATCTTAGCATAAGTTGCATTTTCTTCGATAAACTCACGACGTGGAGCTACGTCTTCACCCATCAGCATAGAGAAAACATGATCGGCTTCAGCAGCATTTTCAATCGTCACCTGACGCAATGTACGATGCTCAGGATTCATGGTAGTATCCCAAAGCTGCTCGGCATTCATTTCTCCAAGACCTTTATATCGCTGTGTGTGAATAGCATTTTCGTCACCATCGGCATATTTCTCTATAAACGCACGGCGTTGGCGATCGTCCCAGCAATACTCTTCATTTTTACCCTTGCGGCAAAGATAAAGCGGAGGCGTTGCAATATAGATATACCCTTTCTCCAACAGTGCTTTCATATGGCGGAAGAAGAAAGTAAGAATCAGCGTTGCAATGTGGCTTCCGTCCACATCGGCATCGGTCATGATCACCACTTTTTGATAACGAAGCTTTTGGAGGTTCAACTCTTTAGAGTCTTCTTCCGTTCCTATCGTTACTCCTAGTGCTGTATATATATTTTTTATCTCATCACTTTCGAGAACTTTGTGAGGCATCGCTTTCTCCACATTCAGAATCTTACCCCTAAGAGGAAGAATTGCTTGGAACCCACGGTCACGACCTTGTTTTGCTGTACCACCCGCAGAGTCTCCTTCGACAAGGAAAATCTCACATATCGAAGCATCTTTACTCGAACAGTCAGCCAGTTTTCCCGGTAAACCACCACCTGTAAGCGGAGATTTACGTTGTACCAACTCACGAGCTTTGCGAGCCGCTGCACGTGCCGTTGCTGCAAGAATAACTTTTTCTACAATGATTTTTGCTTCTTTCGGATGCTCTTCAAGATAAATACCTAAAGCCTCTCCCACAGCCTGATCAACAGCTCCAATAACCTCGTTGTTACCAAGCTTAGTCTTTGTCTGTCCTTCAAACTGAGGCTCAGCAACTTTGATAGAAACAACAGCAGTAAGTCCTTCACGGAAGTCATCACCATTAATTTCCACTTTCACTTTCTCAAGCATCTTCGAGTCATCAGCATACTTCTTCAGCGTACGAGACAACCCACGGCGAAATCCGGTAAGATGTGTACCACCTTCTATTGTGTGTATATTATTTACATACGAATATACATTCTCATTATAAGATGTATTATATGTCATCGCCACTTCTACAGGTACTCCTTGTTTTTCGGTAACAATGTGTATTACATCTTCTATTAATGCTTCTTTAGACGCATCTATATATCGTACAAATTCTTCCAGCCCTTTTTCAGAGAAGAAAGTATCTGTCTTGAATGTTCCATCTTGTTTTACCTGACGATGATCGACCAACGATAGACGAACTCCGGCATTAAGAAAAGCCAGTTCGCGAAGACGTGACGCCAATGTATCATATTTGTACTCTGTTACTACAAATATAGAATCATCCGGTTTGAATGTTATAATTGTACCTGTATGATCTGTAGTTCCTATTTTTTCTACACCAGTCAGGGGTTTTCCACAAGAATATTCCTGTACATATACATTCCCTTGTTTGTGTACTTCGGCTTTTAGGTATGTAGACAATGCGTTGACACACGACACCCCCACACCGTGAAGACCTCCCGAAACTTTGTAAGTTCCTTTGTCGAATTTACCTCCGGCATGCAAGACTGTAAGAACGACTTCAAGAGCGGATTTTTTCTCTTTAGCCATTATATCCACCGGGATACCACGACCATTGTCTTGTACTGTTATCGAATTATCCTCGTGTATAGTGACTTTGATATCATCACAATATCCGGCCAATGCCTCGTCAATAGAGTTGTCTACAACTTCATACACAAGATGGTGTAATCCTTTTTCGCTTATATCACCGATATACATCGCGGGTCTTTTCCTTACAGCTTCAAGGCCTTCCAGCACTTGAATATTTTGTGCGGAATAAGATTCGCTTGCAATTTTTTGGTTCTCAGTCATATTTATATTTTGCTATTAAATAGGCGAATAATCGCCTGAGGTTTTGCGTTTGAAAAATCTAACAAATATACAGATTTTTATCCACATAAGCAAGAATAGAAGCCATCGTTTTGCTTGCTTATAAATAAAGAACAGAATCAAAAAATTAACAGTTTTATTTATATAAAAACATGCAAAAATCAATAAAATTCTGAT from Dysgonomonas mossii encodes the following:
- a CDS encoding transposase; the encoded protein is MAKYTEKLVEKIVRLIEADTYSISEICSILKISRKSFYEWKDTKPEFREAIEKAIDRRDDNY
- a CDS encoding EFR1 family ferrodoxin (N-terminal region resembles flavodoxins. C-terminal ferrodoxin region binds two 4Fe-4S clusters.); translation: MLVYKKIRIYYFSGTGNAKRISYWIREFAAEKNIICNLENIDTAKHNSIDIDPGTLVIIISPIHGFNYPPITLDFIRRFPKGSNDIILMNTRAGLKIGKTVTPGLTGIAFFVSTIMLKMKGYKIKGQIPFDMPSNWMSIHPALNKNAVAFLHEANFYKVKKYCDRIFEGNSVFVSYRDIVQDILISPISLGYYIAGRFAFAKSFYASTACDGCQLCVKQCPVKAIKILNKRPFWLLKCESCMRCMSLCPKRAIESAHGLFVIISIFYSTLATYLLNKLSSDFLHYPFVEKVFSFIVFFILLIFFYRIQHLFLLNKYTGRLISFFSLTHYKFWGRYRSIADAIWKQKKN
- the gyrB gene encoding DNA topoisomerase (ATP-hydrolyzing) subunit B, whose translation is MTENQKIASESYSAQNIQVLEGLEAVRKRPAMYIGDISEKGLHHLVYEVVDNSIDEALAGYCDDIKVTIHEDNSITVQDNGRGIPVDIMAKEKKSALEVVLTVLHAGGKFDKGTYKVSGGLHGVGVSCVNALSTYLKAEVHKQGNVYVQEYSCGKPLTGVEKIGTTDHTGTIITFKPDDSIFVVTEYKYDTLASRLRELAFLNAGVRLSLVDHRQVKQDGTFKTDTFFSEKGLEEFVRYIDASKEALIEDVIHIVTEKQGVPVEVAMTYNTSYNENVYSYVNNIHTIEGGTHLTGFRRGLSRTLKKYADDSKMLEKVKVEINGDDFREGLTAVVSIKVAEPQFEGQTKTKLGNNEVIGAVDQAVGEALGIYLEEHPKEAKIIVEKVILAATARAAARKARELVQRKSPLTGGGLPGKLADCSSKDASICEIFLVEGDSAGGTAKQGRDRGFQAILPLRGKILNVEKAMPHKVLESDEIKNIYTALGVTIGTEEDSKELNLQKLRYQKVVIMTDADVDGSHIATLILTFFFRHMKALLEKGYIYIATPPLYLCRKGKNEEYCWDDRQRRAFIEKYADGDENAIHTQRYKGLGEMNAEQLWDTTMNPEHRTLRQVTIENAAEADHVFSMLMGEDVAPRREFIEENATYAKIDA